The following coding sequences are from one Kushneria phosphatilytica window:
- a CDS encoding thymidylate synthase, which yields MQPYLELMRRVLDHGTRKSDRTGTGTLSVFGHQMRFDLADGFPLVTTKKLHLRSIIHELLWFLQGDTNIAYLKENGVRIWDEWADENGELGPVYGYQWRSWPHPQGGSVDQIANVIDQIRHNPDSRRLMVSAWNPALVDEMALPPCHALFQFYVADGRLSCQLYQRSADIFLGVPFNIASYALLTHMVAQVCGLAPGEFIHTLGDAHLYLNHLEQAELQLSRTPRPLPQLKLNPAIHDLFAFRYEDIAIEGYDPHPHIKAQVAV from the coding sequence CGTCGCGTGCTCGATCATGGCACGCGCAAGAGCGATCGCACCGGTACCGGGACCCTGTCGGTCTTCGGTCATCAGATGCGTTTTGATCTCGCCGATGGTTTCCCTTTGGTGACCACCAAGAAACTGCATCTGCGCTCCATCATTCACGAACTGCTGTGGTTTCTGCAGGGAGATACCAATATTGCCTACCTGAAGGAAAACGGCGTGCGTATCTGGGATGAATGGGCCGATGAAAACGGTGAGCTGGGGCCGGTCTATGGCTACCAGTGGCGCAGCTGGCCGCATCCGCAGGGTGGCAGTGTGGATCAGATTGCCAATGTCATCGATCAGATTCGCCACAACCCGGACTCCCGACGGTTGATGGTCTCGGCATGGAATCCGGCGCTGGTGGATGAAATGGCGTTGCCGCCTTGTCACGCACTATTCCAGTTTTATGTGGCCGATGGCCGACTCTCCTGTCAGCTCTATCAGCGCAGCGCCGATATCTTTCTGGGTGTGCCGTTCAATATCGCCAGCTATGCGCTGTTAACGCACATGGTGGCCCAGGTCTGTGGGCTCGCGCCGGGAGAGTTCATTCACACGCTCGGCGACGCGCACCTTTATCTCAATCATCTTGAGCAGGCCGAGTTGCAACTGTCGCGTACGCCTCGACCGTTGCCTCAACTGAAACTGAATCCGGCAATCCATGATCTGTTTGCCTTCCGCTACGAGGATATTGCGATCGAAGGCTATGATCCGCATCCTCACATCAAGGCACAGGTGGCGGTATGA